CTGCTCATCCCCACTGGCGGCTCTTCTGGACGGCTCCGCTTTGCCATCCACACCTGGAACACCCTGGCGGCGGCGGTGAGAGGGCTGCAGCAACATCTGCGAGTAGATGGTATCAATGCCTATTGTGTGCTGCCGCTATACCACGTCAGTGGCCTGATGCAGGCTGTGCGCACCCTACTATCGGGGGGACAGTTGGCCCTACAACCGTTTAAGGCTTTGGAGCAGGAAGGTCCCCTGAAGATTGATCCGGCAGAATTTGTCCTATCGTTGGTGCCAACCCAATTGCAGCGGCTGTTACGACGAAGCGCGGCAGCCTGGTTGCAACAATTTCAGGCCATCTTCTTGGGGGGGGCTCCGGCCTGGCCCGCCCTGTTAGCCCAAGCCCAGGGGTTGCCCCTGGCCTTGACCTACGGCATGACTGAAACGGCGGCCCAAATAGCGACCCTGTTGCCGGCAGAATTTCGGGCCGGCCACCGCTCTAGTGGCCGCTGCCTACCCCATGGGCAGATCACCATTGTCGATGCTGAGGGTCGGCCACTACCCCCTGGCTCGGTGGGCCAGATCCAGATTCAGGCCAAGTCTTTGGCCCTGGGCTATGTGCCAGGGCCAGGATTGCAGGCCAGCCAATTTCTCCCCGACGATCTGGGGTATGTGGATGCAGCGGGGTATTTGCATGTCGTTGGTCGCGGCAGCACCAAAATCATCAGCGGGGGCGAGAATATCTTTCCGCAGGAAGTGGAGGCGGCCTTGCTAGCCACTGGCCGAGTGGTGGATTGTGCTGTGGTGGGCTTGCCAGATCCTCTCTGGGGCCAGGCGGTGACAGTCCTCTATGTGCCTCAAGGGGCAGTGACCATGGCGCAGTTGAGGCATGCGATCGCACCTCGTCTTAGCCGCTACAAACACCCCAAACATTGGATCGCCATCTCAGCTCTACCTCGCAATGCCCAGGGCAAAATCAATCGATTCGAGCTGGAATGCCTTGCCCACTATTGTTTGCAATGATAGTGGTGTCGCGTAGTGCCAGGCGACGCCATTGCCTTCCCGGGCAGAGACGTCTGCTAACAGCAGCCTTTCCGCTTAAGACTCAGCCAGAAACTCCAGATAACTACGACTCAAGGATTTTACGGCCGTCTCATAGAACTGTCGACCATGCTCCGGTGTTGCTAGCCCCGGATTAGACCCCATGCGTCCGTCAGGATAATGCTGGCGAAAATCTGTGGCCCCATAGATAGGATGTCCTGAGGGGGCCACTGCCGGATCCAGCTGAGCCTGCTTGATGTGATCAGGATAGACATACTGGGTCAGAGCCACCTCACTCGGGGTCGCGTGGGAGCCCTCCTGATCACCATAGAGGTCCTTGGCCAGCTGATAGACCTCACGGCAGAGATACCAATTCGCCACTCGGCAGCGCACCTGATCCGCTCGCGGAAGATTGGCTTCAGCTAGGTAGGCATAGGCCTCTGCAAATGCTGCCTTGAGCGTGGCCACATTGCCACCGTGACCATTGATGAAGAAAAAGCGCGTAAACCCATAGCGCACCAACGGCTTCAGGTAGTCCTGAATGACTGCGATTAAGGTGCTAGGTCTGAGGCTAATACTGCCAGGAAAAGCAGTGTGGTGTAAGGCCATGCCCACGTTCAGGGTAGGGCCGACAAGGGTTTGGGTAGACTCGCCGACTCCCTTAGCGATGGCCTCGGCACAGATGGCATCAGTCCCGATCAGCCCGTTAGGACCATGCTGCTCTGTTGACCCAATGGGGAAAATAATGCCTGGGGAATGCTGGAGATAGCTCTCTACCTCCGGCCACGTGGATAGCTGCAGTAGCATGGTATCGCCTCTAGAGACAAACGCTTCAACGATGGAGCAGGATCGACCTCAGATCAACCCAGTTCGTTAGAATAGCCTGTATCACTCATAACATTCAGGGATTCCAGGGATTGATACAGATGGAGGGGCGAGGAATCTCAGTGAGTATGGGGGCTGGGAAAGAAGCATCTCGAAGCCATATCATGGGCTGACCCACTCGTACTCCCACAAATGTGGTCCCGAGGCCCAGTAAGTTAAGGGGATAACTACCATCGGGCATACCAATTGGGTACAGGCCCTTAGCATGTCGACAACCGATTTTAACGACATTGATTACAGCTAATTTTATTTAGAGGAGAAACAGCCCATGCTGCAGCGCAAAATCTATCAGCTCTGTTGTGATGGACGCGAGGTGTGGATTTATCTAAGAGATCAACAGCGATGGATAGAGCGGGCGCAGATTTTAGATATTGAGGGCGATCTCGTCACGGTTCGTTACGAAACCGATGAAGATGACGAGCTATCTTCCTGGGAAGAGATGCTGCGCCTCGATAGCATTGGCTCCATTATGCAGAAGCTAGCGACCGTACCCCGGGGCCTCGGCGAGCTTACCATCGCTGAGGACTGTCCTGAAACGGAGCAACTGCGCGATCATTACCCCGAGTCGAATGCTGATTAGAGTGTTCCAGCTAAATACTCATCCCAGGGCTGGCTGAACCGGCCCAATAGGCTGAGTTCAATTGCCTAGATCAGGATATTTTTTTTAGATGGAATACTCTTAGGAGCCTATTGGTGGTATTGGCCTCATGACTTGGCACGGATACCGGATGTATCTCGGCGTCAAACATCCTCCCCCTCGGAGGGCATTCTGGCCCCGGCGATGGGTTCGAACGCCGGACAATAACCATCGGGTGTCACCTTGAAGCCATAGAGGGGAGAGGCTGGGTTGCTGCAACGTTGCCCGCGCAAATGGAGACAATTAAAGCAGCAATCGATGGTCGTATCCCGCATCTGCCCCGGTTGGCTCAGTAATTCATGTTGGCTTAGTCCGTGGAGAAGGATATCGTCTCCTTGCCATTTCGCTTGGATTACCCCGGTGTCTGCAAACTTACTCCAGCGAGGATCTAGGGATAGTCTGCCTGGTAAGGATACAGTAATGGCTCCATCCTCGTCGTCTGCATTGTCATCGGCGGTCAATTCTCCTTCGTAGACCACATCTGGGGCAGCCGGCTGTACGAATCTATCCCCAATCGGCAGTTCCACCAGCTGTCCAGGGGATGGCAAATGAAGCTGATAACGGCTTTGCAACTCATCCAGATTGGTCAGATCAGCCAGCTGATGGCGAACCCCGTGAACGAATACCACATGCTGAGGCCGTAAGTTGTGAATCAGCTGCGTTGTGCTGATACCGTCACTGTGGGTTGTCAGAAGATAGGTGGCGATGGAGACTTGGTCACGCTTGGTTTGGGCAGCTAATTTCTGCAGCCAGCCAACGGATGAGACAGAGGAGGCTTGATTGGCTGAGGACCCGTCGGAAACGGCGGATTCCGTGGCAGCTAAGAAAAGTACCCAGTCTTTTATGGAGCTACAGTATCGACTGAGATCTTCTGCCTGATGGCCAATGATAATACATGGCGGTTGCACTGCCTTAGGGATTGCATCCAAACGCCGCACTCGGGGCAATATCCGCTCGTCCCAGAAAAGAGACTGGTGGCGGGCAAAGTTCTGGACGCTGCTGGGAAAGTAAGGCAGTAGTTCCAAATATAGGTCACAGCCAGCCGCGACGATCGGATCGACCCACACCGTAAAATCCTGGCCTGTGAAATGATGATGGCTCCGTAGCAACATTAGCAATTCCTGGCCCAATCCTAGGGCTGGGGTCGGCAGGATCACCCCCTTGCCTTGGGCCAAGACTCGGTTAATCTGCTCAGCTATCCGATTCTCTTGGTGCCTGCGGTGGGGATAGCGAGCTGTGCCATAGGTGCCTTCCAGTAGGAGCACATCTGGTTTAAGTCCTCGCAGCTCTTCTAGGGGCAGCCCTTCTACTAGGCGAGAGTTGGACAGAAAAAAATCGCCGGTATAGAGAACCGAATAGGTGCGCTGGGGTGTTGTGTAACGGAGTAAGAGGCAGGCGGCCCCTGGCAAATGACCGGCTGGCCAGAGTTGTACGGTAAGCCCCTGAGCAATTTCAATGGGGGTGCGCCAAGGCAGCGCCTGGCAAAAGGAGGTATTGGCCTCGGCTTGATTGGGCCAGTTTGACGGCAGCAGGTGAACAGTAACCTCACTGCCGTAGATGGGGATCTCAGGGAACTGCTGGTGCAGACTCAGTAGCCCTCGAGCATGGTCAGGGTGCGCGTGGCTACAAAATACCCAATCAGCGGGGGGGGGGATAACGATTTCTGTACCAGAGAGGATACATCTGCTAGGCCACAATCTAGAAGAATCCGATGGGGGCCCATGCGCATTTGCAAGCAGATTCCCTCCTGCTCCTGGTCCACGCCATAAGCTAGGCATGCCAGATCAGTCACGGGGGTTCTTAAAAGACAATGGCAATCAAGATGCTAAGCAATCGTGGCGCTAGTGAGCTGATCCATTACCGTGATAATCATCGGTGTCATAGAAGCCGTTTTGCGTTCCGAAAAATAGCGCGGCTACTACGAATAGGGCGGTCAGCCCCAGCAAGATTACCTTGATATCCATAGATGTTGAGCTGAATAACAGTCACGTGACTCCCTTAAGGCAATAGGACAAAACACCGTAGTTATTTCCTGCTTAAGAGAATAGCGTCGATCTCTCCTTTAGGATCCTACCAAGTCGCTTGAAGAACTAAAATCTTTTCCTGAAAATTAAACCCGCCCTATCCCCAGTGTCGCTTGAGGTCTAGTAGACTGCGGGCAAGTTTAACTACCATGAGCCGCAGCAAGGAGAGCTAGCGACCACAATGGTCACTCAGCCTCTGCCATGGGGCATTAGTGCTAGGTTTGGGACAGATAAGGGGGTAATACCCAGGGCACAGCACAGCTCTTGGCTGGTATCTAGATCGTTAGCCGGGACATGGCTCTCCCTAGGTGCTACGCTGCCTCTTTCAACTAGACAGTAGTATTTTAGTAAGTACTTTGTTGTTAAAGTTGACTGCTCCATGACTGCCGCCGCTACCGCCGCTGCCAATCCGCTGTTAGCCCTTGATTACATTCCAGCCCTAGCCGCTCTAGGAGATGACTACTACGATGTGGTAGTTGCTGCGGAATTTCCCCAACACCAGCTGCGGTTTCGCAACGACGATATTCTGCAACAGCTAGGGCTCGACCCGGATACGGTCTCCGATCAGCACTTCATCGAAGCCTTTGGCAAGTTCCAAGGCCGGGAACCCTTTCTAGCGCTGCGGTACCACGGCTATCAATTTGGCGCCTACAATCCCTTCTTGGGGGATGGTCGTGGTTTTCTCTACGGACAGGTAAAAGATCGCCACGGCGATCTCTATGATTTTGGCACTAAGGGGTCTGGCACCACTCCCTACTCCCGCGGGGGGGATGGTCGTCTCACCCTCAAGGGCGGGGTGCGGGAAGTGCTGGCGGCAGAAGCTCTGCATGCCTTGGGAGTAAGGACTTCGCGTACCCTCAGCCTGATTGAGACAGGGGAGTCGCTGTGGCGCGGGGATGAACCGTCCCCTACCCGCTCTTCGGTGATGGTGCGCTGCAGCCGTTCCCACATTCGCTTTGGCACCTTTGAGCGCCTGGAATACCTACACCGCCCGGATCTGATTCGCACTTTGTTAGAGCATGTTATTGACGTCTACTACCCATCGGCTCGGCTGTTTATCGATCCTCAAGCGCGTTATCTCAAGTTTTACGATGAATTGGTGCGGCGAGTGGCGGAATTAGCTGCTCAGTGGATGGCGGTAGGGTTTTGCCATGCTGTGCTCAATACTGACAACATGTCTATCACCGGTGAGAGCTTTGACTATGGCCCCTATGCTTTCATTCACGAGTATGACCCTCGCTTCACGGCGGCCTACTTCGACGATACGGGGCGCTATTGCTATGGCAATCAGCCCGCCATCTGCCAGGGCAATCTCAAGGCCTTGCAAAAACCCCTGGGGTTGGTGATGCCCCAGGCAGAGATGACTGAGTCCCTGGAAGCCTTTAAGGACCATTACTACACCCACTACCGTCAACTCATGCTCCATAAGCTAGGCTTGGACAGTCTTGCACCAGCCTTAGCAGAGGAGCTGGTGGAGAAAACGGTGCAGCTGTTGGGGGGAGCGCAGGTGGGCTATCACGATTTCTTCCTGGAACTGACTCGCCAATTTCGCCCTGAGTGGCGAGAGGATGCCAGCACCATGCTCGGGACTACCATGGCAGCATCAGATCCAGCCGCAGCTAACTTACTAGAGGCTTGGCGGCAGCTGTATCATCATTGTCTCAATCAAGCACCTGCAGAGGCCATGACCTCTGTGGGTCAACGTTTACGCCAGAGCAATCCAGAAACGGTGCTATTGCGCCCGGCTATCGAGGCGGCCTGGGAACGGATTACTGAGGAGGACGATTGGCAATCATTCTATGACTTGCTGCAGCACCTGCAATCTCCCTTCTTGCCAGCCTGATATCCGAGGGCAAAGCTAGATCATGGGTGTTAACTTCCTTTGGCAATTATAATACACATGTTCTAAAATGGGGGAGTAGCCAGTTCCTTGCTGTCCTATGTCTACTCTGGCGGCCCCTTCCGGGGCAGATATGACCTGTCCGCCAGCCTGGTCTACGATTCGCTTTCGCCGGGCCAAGGATAG
This portion of the Halomicronema hongdechloris C2206 genome encodes:
- a CDS encoding DUF6679 family protein, with product MLQRKIYQLCCDGREVWIYLRDQQRWIERAQILDIEGDLVTVRYETDEDDELSSWEEMLRLDSIGSIMQKLATVPRGLGELTIAEDCPETEQLRDHYPESNAD
- a CDS encoding AMP-binding protein, with protein sequence MAESLSAATLWHSRWGQDWLVGLDSAAFWSQVEYRCGQLPAYSVVLLAEADPLDFLAGFYAACSKSCTLLLANPHWRQREWHQVAQVGIVPEVIWGSCSPTVFSRVDGSSWALPPAALLIPTGGSSGRLRFAIHTWNTLAAAVRGLQQHLRVDGINAYCVLPLYHVSGLMQAVRTLLSGGQLALQPFKALEQEGPLKIDPAEFVLSLVPTQLQRLLRRSAAAWLQQFQAIFLGGAPAWPALLAQAQGLPLALTYGMTETAAQIATLLPAEFRAGHRSSGRCLPHGQITIVDAEGRPLPPGSVGQIQIQAKSLALGYVPGPGLQASQFLPDDLGYVDAAGYLHVVGRGSTKIISGGENIFPQEVEAALLATGRVVDCAVVGLPDPLWGQAVTVLYVPQGAVTMAQLRHAIAPRLSRYKHPKHWIAISALPRNAQGKINRFELECLAHYCLQ
- a CDS encoding protein adenylyltransferase SelO, whose product is MTAAATAAANPLLALDYIPALAALGDDYYDVVVAAEFPQHQLRFRNDDILQQLGLDPDTVSDQHFIEAFGKFQGREPFLALRYHGYQFGAYNPFLGDGRGFLYGQVKDRHGDLYDFGTKGSGTTPYSRGGDGRLTLKGGVREVLAAEALHALGVRTSRTLSLIETGESLWRGDEPSPTRSSVMVRCSRSHIRFGTFERLEYLHRPDLIRTLLEHVIDVYYPSARLFIDPQARYLKFYDELVRRVAELAAQWMAVGFCHAVLNTDNMSITGESFDYGPYAFIHEYDPRFTAAYFDDTGRYCYGNQPAICQGNLKALQKPLGLVMPQAEMTESLEAFKDHYYTHYRQLMLHKLGLDSLAPALAEELVEKTVQLLGGAQVGYHDFFLELTRQFRPEWREDASTMLGTTMAASDPAAANLLEAWRQLYHHCLNQAPAEAMTSVGQRLRQSNPETVLLRPAIEAAWERITEEDDWQSFYDLLQHLQSPFLPA
- a CDS encoding creatininase family protein, encoding MLLQLSTWPEVESYLQHSPGIIFPIGSTEQHGPNGLIGTDAICAEAIAKGVGESTQTLVGPTLNVGMALHHTAFPGSISLRPSTLIAVIQDYLKPLVRYGFTRFFFINGHGGNVATLKAAFAEAYAYLAEANLPRADQVRCRVANWYLCREVYQLAKDLYGDQEGSHATPSEVALTQYVYPDHIKQAQLDPAVAPSGHPIYGATDFRQHYPDGRMGSNPGLATPEHGRQFYETAVKSLSRSYLEFLAES